GGGAGGTAAGCCGCACCCGTTGCAGCGTCCCTTCTATCTGCAGCCGGTGATTTCCGCAGATCGTCGTGAAGTCCGCCTCAACCTGCGGGTCAGCGAACAACAGTCCGAGCCTCAGCAACTGCAGACCTACGTCACGACCGTCCCCGATGGCAAAGCCGTCCTCATCGAACTCGTCCAGGGAAAGACCAATCAGACAGGAATCCCCGTCACAGACAAAGCGGCCGACGCGAAAGTCTTCAAGAAGACCACCGCCAATCAGACGCGCACCTTCCTGCTGCTCCGCCCGAAAATCGTCGTCCAGCAAGAAGAGGAAGAACCGGTCTCACCTCCCGCGGAATAAATTCGCTCCCGTCACCAGCCGATTCAGTCCAAACCGACGTCCTTTACGGAAGGCAACCGGGTTCAACTCATCGTCTCCGGTCGAAACACCGCCCGGCTTCAGACTGTCGTCCTGGACTTCGATCCCCACATATAGAATCCCCGGCGTTCCTTCACGCGTGATGTAGAAGAACGTCACGGTATCCAGCGGTCTGGCTTGGTTGGTTTCCGGATCGAAGCTCACCAGCAGATCCTGTTGGTTGGCGCGTCCCTCCGCCTGCAGTGCATCGATGGAAGTCTGGCTCAAGGATTCTTTCCACCGCGACTTGGGTAGCTCCCACGTGCGGAGTCCGATGGGCCGCAGAACAAACTGAGTCTGCCCCTCTTCTCCCTTGATTTCGTCCCCCAGCATATCGTAACCCTGCCCAGCCGCCCATTCCCGGATTTCCTTAAACCGGTCCTCTGAAATTTCTTTCTCCCTCCAGCGCTCGGGAAGTGGCGCAGCCCGTCCCGTATCGAGATCATAAAACACGAGCCCCTCCGGTGCGCTACGAATCGACTGCAGCACCCAGCCGCTCGTACCACTCTTCGTCTTCAACAGCGCAGAGGACGAAATGGGATCAGTCGCTGCCGGTGCAGGCAACGACGGCAGGTTCACTTGATAAAACGCGGGGTCATCGGTGAGTTCCCGTCCGTGCTTCTCCCACCACTGCGCCCAACGCTCTGCAACCTGGTGGAACAGCGCCGCTTTGGCCTGTTTCTGACTGGGGAAATCGTACTCATTCAGAAAGATGTGATACAGTTCCTGATCACCAAAATTCTGACCGGTCAGCGACTCCAGGGCACCAAAGATTTCACGGACAGGCCGCCCAAATCCATATTCACTGCCTCTGTGTTGCTGACTCAGGTCGTGCTGTTGCATGAACTTGAGCAGTGCGACATCGGTTTCCCGAATCTGCAAACCCATATCGGAACCGGGGCGAATTAACGTTTTGGGAATTGCCCGGATCAGGCCGGGAACCGCGCGTTTGTCGCCAATCGCACGCAAGATAAAACCGAGACAGCGGAGCAGCATATCATCCGACGTCTGATCCAGTTCCGCAACCAGTTCCGGCACGACGTCAGGTCCGAGGGTCGCGATCTTCCGCAGCTGATTGGCCCACTCATCGCTGAACCTGTCCGATCCTGAGTTCATCTCCTTGAGTTCCGCCAGTAGTTTTCCAACGGATTTATTGGAAGGCAACTTTGCCTCATCCTCCTCGGTAGCGGTAGGTGGGGACTGTTTTCGATTATCAAACATTGCGGCTCTCATTAACTTACTCCGCAACATCAGATCCGGGTCAGGAACCTGCGGCTTCTCCGCCAGCTCACCGATGACAATATCACGGTGCACAGTCTGACCATCGCCGACTTTCAGATAACCCGGGGTAGAGCTCCCGTTCATCAGGTAAATGTAGTTACGTCCCGGCGCCACATGCAGACGATAGGTTCCATCCGCCTGCACTCTGGTGCTAGTGACTGCGGCCCCGGTCATCGGTCGCGCCGGACCGTAATGGGCCACATACATCTTCCGTTTGTCGCCATCAATAGGCTGGTCCGTCGCCGGATCTATCACTTTCCCGGTCACATAGCCACCCCGGACCATTTGAATATCCTTTCCCGTCTGCCGCTGTCCCTCCGTCACTTTCAGGGCTTTGATCGCCAGGGGCATCCGCTCCGGTGCGACGGCCCAGATATTGTAATAATCGTTCGTCATGCGGAGTTTATAGTTACCGTTGGCATCCGTCCTGGTTGTGAAACCACCATATCGGGCGATCCCTTGCGCATGAACCTCAACATCGGCCAGCGGCTCTCCCGTCACCAGATCAACCACCTGCCCTTCCACAATTGCCGGGGGATGCAATGTAACATCAACAGTTTGCGGAAGCTGCGAATAAGACCCGATTGTGATCGGATAATCTGCATGATGCACCCGGAACAAACATCGCGTGTCCGTGTACCCTTTTTTGTTCGACGGGGACTTTGTGTTCGACTTATCTGAATTCCAGGCAGCCAGATCCTTAATGGTGTACCGCCCCTGGCTGTCGGTTTTGGCCATACGGACTCCCGGTATCGGATACTGATCTGACTGCAGCGTGACCACCGCATCAGCAACCGGGTTTCCGTTCTCATCGGTAATCGTACCGCTCAAGGCAGCCGTGTCTGATTTCATACGCAGAGATATTTTAGATCGACGGTACTCTGGCCACATCGACCACATCGCCGACGAATAACCAGCCTTGGTGGCAACCATGGTCAGGCGGCCTCCCGCACCAGGCATCTGCACATCTTTAAATGTAAACTGACCACGGTCGTCAATGGTTGTCTCCCCCTGAAAGACAGGCTTGGCATACCCTTCGGGATAACGATAAAGCTTTACCGTCGCCCCCGGTTCGCCGGTTCCGGTGAGCGTCTCTTTGACGCCCTGAGCCTGCTCACTCTCCTGGACCTGCACTGCCTGTGGCTGGTCTTTAGCCTCCGTCGGCTGTTCCTGGGCGCGACTGATGCGCACCACTCCCAGGAGAACCACCATCGCGACCGCCGTCGTCAGCATGCTGCCCGCCTGCCAGCGGTTCAATCCCCTGCTGGTCCGGTTGCGACTCACGGCTTCAATTCGTTTGCGCACCTGTGATCGACGGGCCATCGCCAGGGCAGCACTCCTGTTCTGCGCTGCCACGCGTAACGCCAGCCCCGCCAGCAGACGCCCATACAATTTGTCATCCCCCAGGTAGCCGGCGGCTTTTAAATCGCACAGTTCATCGCAGGCGTCCGCATGCACGACGCGGGTTCTCCACATCAGCGGATGGAACCAGAGCAGGATCTGTAACAGCGTAAATAGATGATGCCAGCGCAGGTCGTTCCCCCGGCAGTGGGCAATCTCATGCGCCAGTGACGCCTGTAACTCCTGACGTTCCGCAGCAGCGCATTGCTGCACCGGTATCAATACCCCGGGCCGCCATGCCCCTACGATAAAGGGAGTTTGCACTTCCTCACTGCAACGCACATCAATCGATTTCAGATATCCGAGCTGTGCAGCAATCGCATCAGCCTGATCCTGAATTTCGGCAGGCACCGGTGTCGCACGTCGATAGAGTGCCACGAGACTGAGCACGCCGCCCAACCAGCTCAATGTGAGCAGCGCCACACCGAAGGCCCAGGTAACACATACATAGCCCAACAAACCAGTGGGAAACCAACCCGCTGTCCATGCCGTCTCCTGAGTTACCGTATCCTCAAGAATAGACGCCTGCGTGGCGGCGGTGTCTTCTATTGGCGGCCGTTCATTCAGCGGCATTAACCCTCTGTCAGAAAGTTCAACCTCCCGGGATGAGGGACCACTCACAGGCACAGTCAGCTCTATGGCAGCAGCCGTTTCGTTCAGATCAGGAGGTTCGACGACCTCATCCACTTCCATAACAGGGGAGGCGGCAGGCAGCAGTGCCAGCTGCAGTCGGTAAGGAAGCAGACTCAAGACCGTCACGAAGATCAGACTGACCGCCGTCATCCGCCAGAGTAAAATTCGCAGCCGGGGATTCCAGCGGTTGCAGGCACAGTGACAGAGCCAGGCCACCATCAGAATCAACGTCAATCGAATCAGAATCAGCAGGGCACTATTTGATAAAGCATCACTGCTGCCCATCAACCAGTTCAAGGTGGATGACATCTTCGCCTCCCGAATCATTATTGCTGGGGATCATCTGCCAGCCGTTTGAGTTCCAGTAACTCATCCTGGCTCAGCTTCTCTGCGCGAATCAGATCTAGAATGAGTTTCCTGGCGGAACCTTCGCAGTAAGCATCGACTATCTGACGAATCGTCGAACGAAACGCCGCTTTGCGACGCGTGATCGCCTTGTAATAGTAAGCCTTACCGACCTTGCGACGTGAGATGTGCCCCTTCTCAACGAGGATCGCAAGGTAGGAACGCAGCGCTGGATTTTTGATCGGCTCCGGAAAAAGTTCCTGCAACTCACTTGGCTTCAGCTCACCCTGTTCCCACAGGATCTGCATCACAGCAAGTTCGCCTGGTGTAAAACGCGACATCGGACTTCCTCCTCTAATGTGCAGATAATACTGCACATTGATCGCGCTGGCAAGCTTTTTCTTGAGAGAATCATCACCAGCTCAAGAATACAGCTTGATTATCCGCACGATCCACGAGTCAGGCGGAGCGCCCTTAATCGCTGCATCTCTCCAGGTCAGGTTGATTCAGGGCAAACGAGAAACTTGAAGACTGGCTCGACGAGAACAACATGACAGCATAGCCACTCAATACTGAGAACTGCTTCTGCTCCGCTGGTCGCCACCATTCCAGGTCAGCGATTCCGCGTAGATTTCCTGGTTGATGTTCTCACTCACGAACGTCACGCGACCGTCAACCCACAGCATGTTCACACCGCCCGTGTGGCGGGAATTGGGAGCCGGCATCAGCCCCTCCGATCCCCCCGCGGGATGCGACACAGCCGCGTTGATCCCGTAGCGTTCCAGGTCGGTGGAAATAATCTTCAACGAAGTCGGCGACGCCGTGTCGTTACCGGCCGACGATTCCCCTTCCAGCCAGATCCCGTCATCACCAATGCCGAACGCAACCCGACACAACCCGGGATTGCCGGAGACTGGCGTACTGTTACCGGAATAGATTACCGCTTCTCCCAGATTCCCGGCATAGATGTTTTCGGTCATCGCCACCGTATTCGAAGTGCCGTCACCCACGTTGACGCCCGAGATATTCACCGGCTTGTCAGACCAGAACATCCCCGTACCCCATCCGCCGTCAGCCGTCTCCGAATCATGGCGGTTGGACGCGATCACACTGAAGGGAACGCTCGGAAGCGAATAACCGGGCTTTTGAATAAATCCAGGTGCAATCGGCGTCCCGTTAATCGAACTGCGCCCCGCATAACCAAAGTTGACCACGTACGTCAGCTGCCCCGGCTTGCCTGACGCAGACCCGTCATCGGGGCACGTATAAACGGGAATCGAAACCGTACTCAAATCGTAAGTCGGCGTCTGCTTCAAGGCCTCATACACGGTTCCCTGTTCGACGTAAGGCAGCAGGATGACCGCCCACGAACGATACTCGCCCGGGTCCCCCTCGTGGATTCCAATCATCGGAAAGTCGCCGTCGTAAGTCGAAGCAAAACTATGCAGCGCGATTCCGAGTTGCTTGAGATGATTCTTACACTGAGTCCGTCGTGCGGCGGCACGCGCCTGCTGCACCGCAGGCAACAGCAGCGAAACCAGCATTCCAATAATTGCGATCACGACCAGCAGTTCAATCAGGGTGAAACCACCCCGACGCCGCACACCGTTCTTCTGTTTGTGATAAGCGATCATCGATCCCCTCCAGGTATGTATTCGACCAGATAATTCAACAGCAATCGGGTCTGACCTGGAGCGTGCGCACATCGCATCCTCCAGGTGTCCGCCTTGAAATACCGATGGGTGAGGGCGACGCCAGCCGCCAATCCGAAAATCGGCAACTATAAAAATGACCCGGAACGAAACTATACTGGAGAACATGTTGGCGTACAATCAAACATGTTAATATTGGATAAATTTAGTGTTCAAAATGACAAAATGACGTAGTTGATAAGACCGGAGCCTGTCATTTTTCAGGCAGCAAACCAGCACACTTCACTGAGGATCTGCGACCCGGCGGTTCCTGACTGAACTTCAGCGACACCGGCCGGGCCTACGATTTTCATCGATTCAGATCCGCATTCTGCTGAATGCCGCCTGTTACCGCTCTGACTCGTGATGCCACCAGCCACTGGGTTTGTTCGCGTCTTCTCCTGCGAACATCCTGCTGTTGGAACTTAGTTCGTCGGTGAACAGGTCAGACAAAGGGGCAGGCACGATACTGCAACCGTAGCAGCGCGTCACCTTATCGTGACACTCGGTTATCGTATCAGGCACCTTCAGCAGCAGGCGACTGCCCATCTTGAGTAGCGTATGAACGCAGTAGGCACGCAACACGATACTCTCATCCTGCAGATGATCGTAGAGTGCCTGCTCGGTTTCCGGATGCTCATACACAAGCCAGTCGGCCAGTTGAGATCCCAGCGGAATCTCTTTCATGCCAATGGGCCCCGGTCCGCGGTACAGTGCCGGCAGGGATCGCCAGACAGCAATAATCCGCGTAAAAGCCTCATCCAGCGGTAGTGATCGATACTCGTCAAGACGCTCATCATTAGTAATGAATCTGGGAACTCTTCGCATAATAATCTCCTGTTTAAATAAAAAGACTCACTTCAAATCCCTGAAACATTCAGGGAACACAATGGGGGGGTAGAATCGGCAGACTTTTGTCGAAGAGACAATGAGCCAGGACCATCCAGAGAAGGGGTAGAAACTCAAAGGGAGGAGATCGCTCGTGCGCGAGACAGGACCTCTGAAATAACTCCCGCGGCCGGGTTAAAGAGCAGCATTGAGTCACACGACGGAAAAAAACTGCGTCGCGCGTACCTGATGCTTCAGCCGTCTATGATCCCCAGCGCCCGATGTAGCACGGCGCTGTGATTTCCTGCATACGTCTCTGCGCAGGCCAGCATGTCGGAATAATCGATCTGCTCATCGAGTGCCTGGATGCCATCACAGGCGGCATCCCATTTATCACCATGCAGTTTCTCGAAACTCGTGATGGCGAATTCGTCGAGCCCTGACCGATCCTCCTGGATCGCGTCATGAGTCATTCCGGCCTCATCCGCAACCGCAAGAATTTTTTCAAGCAGTGTCGCCTGAGATTGAGCGCCAATCGTCTGCAATGCGGTAATGGTTTCACGCATATACCTGCCGCTACTGTTGCCGATGAAATTATCGATCCCATTCATGGCAACTTCAGTATCAAAGTCCAGGATGAGCATCAGCACCGCCACCGGGTCCGCAGCATTACAGATCCGACCATCCTCGCGCATCTCGGAAAGCGGCGGTTCGTAGATTCTGGTAGAAAGCTCACCCAGCAATTCCTCTGGTGTCATGCTCGCTTCTCACTCAAACTGAATAGGACGTCAGTTACCGATCTGCATAATGCTGAATTACCTGTTTCGCAATCCGCTCCCCCTGGAATCACCATTCATCATCATCTTCAGCGTCGTACTCATCTTCATAATCGTACTCGGCCTCTGACTCTTCGGCGGCAAACATCACATCCGTACGCAACACATACTTGCGGCCCCGCGTCACCGGTTCGCCTTTATGATGAATCGCATGCTCAAAGAACAACGCCATTCCCTGTTGCGGGACGACTTTAAATTCATCGAACATTTCCTCGGAATAGGAATCCTCGAAAGAGGTCTCTCCCCCTGCAAAGTCATCATTCAGATAGATGATCAGCGTCAGATAGCTCTGCTCGCCGTTATCGCGTTCGAACGGAAAGTCCTGGTGCCAGTTGAACTGCTGCCCGGGATCGTAGCGATAGAAACGTAACATTTCGTTAACGCCGATCGCCGACCGGTCGTCATACTGATACGGCACGAAATCGCTGGCCCGTTCCCACAGCCACGCGGCGATTTCTTCGTTCTGAAACATCACCCGCTCATTATTGCGAAGATCCTTCCGCAGCACCTGGCCCCGCGGGCTGGAGACCAGTGCATCTTCGTAGCCAAAATCTTCGCTGATGCGAATGTACTTCTGGCACTCCTCGGGGGTTAAAAAATTCTCGACAGTGAAAACAGAGTCATTGAGCCAGTTTTCTTCAGGCATGCAGCAGATTACCCTTCGGATGTGAGTTGTTTCTGTTCCTGGTACCACGGTTCCGTAATCTCGATGGCGGAGATCACCAGCTGACAGAGATCCGCCGGCGGACCTTGAGATTCGGAACCATATTGGAATTTACAGACGGATTCCTCTCCGTCCCCGTTCATAAAGCCCACCGTAAGACAACAGGTTTTGCCCTGGGGTTCAGGATCGGCGTAGCCCCCCTCCCATTCTGTGGTTTCGGGCTGGATCCGCGACTTCAGTGCCTCGAACATTTCAGACGACGGTTGATCGATGAAGAGCTGCTTTTCAGTATTGTCTTCAGAACCGGTCCCCATCCGGTTGACCGTCCCGTCTGCAGTCAGCAGGAGGAAAAGCACCTGTTCGTCTGCGACATGCATCGTGATAAAGATACCGTTGACGTCTTCAGCAGCAAACATGAGGGAGTCTCCTCTGACAAGACAGCATGCACTGAACGAAATGCGAACTGATTCATTCATTAACGACAGGGTGAGTGTAATTTTGTCTATTCGCGAGCCATTGTCAAGTGAATACGCTCTTCGTCGTTATGACGAACGCAGATCTCACCTTGAATTCAGACAGACCTTCATACATCAGCGTCATCGGAACGCAGCACAAACGTAATTCTGGAGTGCGTATCGTCCTCAGGGTTTTGCCACTCACTCACCCGCAGCAGGTACCCTGCTTTTTCCAGCGCCTCAAGATCTGAGAATTGCATGCTGTCCAGAATCACGCTTGGTAAATGCTGGCCAGCCGCTGCCAGCCAGTGATATTGTCCATACGGCAGAAAGCCCAGGTACTCTGTTTCATAAGTGAATTCCTGCGCCGCCTGACCGTCGAGCGCAGACTGCAGTCGCTCCAGTAAATCGAGTTGTGGTCTGGTTAATTCCATAATGAAATCGAGTAGAAAGTTTTTTACTCATTACCCCCCGCTCTGATACACCACTTCATAGGAATCTGAATAAAGCGGAAAATATCTGATTGCCAGGAGAACTTTTTCACCGCTCTCTTTCCCTGTTTGTGCGTCACATTGCTCTATAAAGTCAAAATGAACGCCACTCTTAAATTCGATCACTTCTGGACCTGTTCCGTGGCATCTGACAACTCGAAATGGAATCTGTTCCTCCTGCAGGAGATCGACAACCTCCGGGAAAGTAAACTCTTTTCCCGCCTTTAAAAACCAGGGATCGATCTGGAAATGCTCGTTCTGATAATCAAACAGGTCACCATCCAGCAGATGGTCATTCTGTATGGCCTCGATTTCTTTCGTATCAGTTTCATAAAAAAACTCATACCATCCATAAAGCAAGCCACTCGAAGCACCACCAAAGTCAGTCTCATCACCCGGTTTTCCCAGCAGCGCAACGGCTGCATCCCGGTGCATACCAATTTTAACTGGTCCAAATTCACCAGTCAGTGTGAACTC
This is a stretch of genomic DNA from Gimesia chilikensis. It encodes these proteins:
- a CDS encoding DMP19 family protein, which produces MTPEELLGELSTRIYEPPLSEMREDGRICNAADPVAVLMLILDFDTEVAMNGIDNFIGNSSGRYMRETITALQTIGAQSQATLLEKILAVADEAGMTHDAIQEDRSGLDEFAITSFEKLHGDKWDAACDGIQALDEQIDYSDMLACAETYAGNHSAVLHRALGIIDG
- a CDS encoding prolyl hydroxylase family protein, with amino-acid sequence MPEENWLNDSVFTVENFLTPEECQKYIRISEDFGYEDALVSSPRGQVLRKDLRNNERVMFQNEEIAAWLWERASDFVPYQYDDRSAIGVNEMLRFYRYDPGQQFNWHQDFPFERDNGEQSYLTLIIYLNDDFAGGETSFEDSYSEEMFDEFKVVPQQGMALFFEHAIHHKGEPVTRGRKYVLRTDVMFAAEESEAEYDYEDEYDAEDDDEW
- a CDS encoding BlaI/MecI/CopY family transcriptional regulator; translated protein: MSRFTPGELAVMQILWEQGELKPSELQELFPEPIKNPALRSYLAILVEKGHISRRKVGKAYYYKAITRRKAAFRSTIRQIVDAYCEGSARKLILDLIRAEKLSQDELLELKRLADDPQQ
- a CDS encoding M56 family metallopeptidase; this translates as MSSTLNWLMGSSDALSNSALLILIRLTLILMVAWLCHCACNRWNPRLRILLWRMTAVSLIFVTVLSLLPYRLQLALLPAASPVMEVDEVVEPPDLNETAAAIELTVPVSGPSSREVELSDRGLMPLNERPPIEDTAATQASILEDTVTQETAWTAGWFPTGLLGYVCVTWAFGVALLTLSWLGGVLSLVALYRRATPVPAEIQDQADAIAAQLGYLKSIDVRCSEEVQTPFIVGAWRPGVLIPVQQCAAAERQELQASLAHEIAHCRGNDLRWHHLFTLLQILLWFHPLMWRTRVVHADACDELCDLKAAGYLGDDKLYGRLLAGLALRVAAQNRSAALAMARRSQVRKRIEAVSRNRTSRGLNRWQAGSMLTTAVAMVVLLGVVRISRAQEQPTEAKDQPQAVQVQESEQAQGVKETLTGTGEPGATVKLYRYPEGYAKPVFQGETTIDDRGQFTFKDVQMPGAGGRLTMVATKAGYSSAMWSMWPEYRRSKISLRMKSDTAALSGTITDENGNPVADAVVTLQSDQYPIPGVRMAKTDSQGRYTIKDLAAWNSDKSNTKSPSNKKGYTDTRCLFRVHHADYPITIGSYSQLPQTVDVTLHPPAIVEGQVVDLVTGEPLADVEVHAQGIARYGGFTTRTDANGNYKLRMTNDYYNIWAVAPERMPLAIKALKVTEGQRQTGKDIQMVRGGYVTGKVIDPATDQPIDGDKRKMYVAHYGPARPMTGAAVTSTRVQADGTYRLHVAPGRNYIYLMNGSSTPGYLKVGDGQTVHRDIVIGELAEKPQVPDPDLMLRSKLMRAAMFDNRKQSPPTATEEDEAKLPSNKSVGKLLAELKEMNSGSDRFSDEWANQLRKIATLGPDVVPELVAELDQTSDDMLLRCLGFILRAIGDKRAVPGLIRAIPKTLIRPGSDMGLQIRETDVALLKFMQQHDLSQQHRGSEYGFGRPVREIFGALESLTGQNFGDQELYHIFLNEYDFPSQKQAKAALFHQVAERWAQWWEKHGRELTDDPAFYQVNLPSLPAPAATDPISSSALLKTKSGTSGWVLQSIRSAPEGLVFYDLDTGRAAPLPERWREKEISEDRFKEIREWAAGQGYDMLGDEIKGEEGQTQFVLRPIGLRTWELPKSRWKESLSQTSIDALQAEGRANQQDLLVSFDPETNQARPLDTVTFFYITREGTPGILYVGIEVQDDSLKPGGVSTGDDELNPVAFRKGRRFGLNRLVTGANLFRGR
- a CDS encoding DUF1559 family PulG-like putative transporter, coding for MIAYHKQKNGVRRRGGFTLIELLVVIAIIGMLVSLLLPAVQQARAAARRTQCKNHLKQLGIALHSFASTYDGDFPMIGIHEGDPGEYRSWAVILLPYVEQGTVYEALKQTPTYDLSTVSIPVYTCPDDGSASGKPGQLTYVVNFGYAGRSSINGTPIAPGFIQKPGYSLPSVPFSVIASNRHDSETADGGWGTGMFWSDKPVNISGVNVGDGTSNTVAMTENIYAGNLGEAVIYSGNSTPVSGNPGLCRVAFGIGDDGIWLEGESSAGNDTASPTSLKIISTDLERYGINAAVSHPAGGSEGLMPAPNSRHTGGVNMLWVDGRVTFVSENINQEIYAESLTWNGGDQRSRSSSQY